The Alysiella filiformis sequence TTGGCAAAAGCCAGTGCCAACCAAACTTTGGTGCTGTATTTTTGGGGAACGTGGTGTGGCATTTGCAAACACACATCGCCCGTGATTGATGATTTACGCGCCGATGGCGTGTCGGTGTTGGGCGTGGCGTGGGGTTCAGGCAGCAACGCGCAAATTCGCCAATATTTGCAGCAGCATAATTTGCAATTTGACACGATTAACGATGAAAACGGTCAATGGTCGCGGCTGTGGGGCGTGAAAGTAACCCCCACCATCGTGTTGATTAAAAATGGCAAAATTGTGCACAGCACCACAGGTTTGGCAAGCTATTGGGGTTTGAAAACCCGCCTTGCTTTGGCAAATTGGCAATCGTGAATGGCGCGTGTTCCGTTTCAGGATGACTTTCGTTTACCTTACGAAAAATAAAAAAAGGGTGTGTTGGGATTTGCGCTCTGTCGCCGCGCGGACGACTGTTGCCCACCGCTGGGTGTACTTTTTAAAAAAGTCAGCCAAATAAACCAAAAAACAAAGTTTACTTCCATTTTATTCAATGGTTTAATCTTTTCAGGCTGCCTGAAATGTTTTTTTGAAAAGAAACCGTTCAGCTTTCATGTATTTGGCTTACTTTTTTAAAAAGTAAGTCGCCGAAGGCAAAAAACCTTTTTGTAGGGTCGCGAAAGGCTGCCTGAAAATCAAATTCAAAATATGTTAAAATCAAAGTGATTGAAAACAAGGCATTTTAAAACCATGCAAATCAACAATGAAATCATCATTCAACAAACCAAAAATTGGCTGGAAAAAGCCGTAATCGGTTTGAATTTTTGCCCCTTTGCCAAAGCCCCCTATGTGAAAAAACAGGTTCGCATACAAGTGAGCCACGCCAAACATTTGGACGCTTTTTTGCAAGATTTGGACGATGAAATCCAACTGCTGCTGCACACCCCAGCCGAAGAAGTGGAAACCACCTTGTTGATACAACCCACTTTGTTCAACGATTTTTTGCTTTTTAATGATGTACTTGAATTTGCCGACCAAGCCATTGCCGATAATCAAGCCGAAGGCATCATTCAAATTGCACCGTTTCACCCCCATTTTCAATTTGCCGACACCCAAGCCGATGACATTGGCAATTACACCAACCGTTCGCCCTATCCCACCTTGCATTTAATCCGCGAAGACAGCATAGAAAAAGCCAGCCAAGCCTTTCCCGATGCCAGCGTGATTTTTGAACGCAACATTGCTCTGCTGGAAGAAATGGGACACGCAGGCTGGCAAGCATTGTTTCCCGAACAAAAGGAAAATTCATGAATGAAATGAATCACTTTTGGCAATCCATTTCGCAATTTTCAGGCTGGTTTTTGGCGGCAATGATAATCGCGTCATTTGTGATTGTGTTTACCGTCAAAAATCGCAAATTGCGCGAAACGCTGATTCGTGGTGTGTTGATGTTGGCGGGATTTTTGTCCATTTTATTGGGGATTATTGGGATTTTTTTGCCGATTATGCCCACCGTGCCATTTATCTTGCTGGCAGCAGCCTGCTTTGGGCGCGCCTCGCCCCGATTTCACAAATGGTTGTGGGAACACAAATATTTCGGGCCCATGGTACGCAACTGGGAACAAAAACGCGCCATTCCACGCAAAGCCAAATACATGGCGTGGAGCATGATGACTTTTTCGTGCTGCATGGTGCTGTATCGCATGTGGCAAACGCCGTGGTGGTGGTCGGGGATTGTGGTTTCTGCCATTTGTTTGAGCGTGGGCATTTGGATGTCGCGTTTGCCCGATGCGTAAAAAAGCTGCCTGAACGTGTTTTCAGGCAGCTTTTTTCAAAAAAATCCATTATTGAGCAGGCTCAATTTTTGCCTTTGCACTCAATTCATCTACGGCGCGGCTGATTTGCTCTTCACGCAAACGTTGCTCAATATGGGGTTTCATTTCTTCAAAGGTTGGCACTTGAATTTGGCGTTTGTCGTTCACATACAAAATCAAATGCAAATTGTTGGCAGACACCGCTTTTTTGCTGTGTTGCCCCTTGTTCAAATCGGCAACGGCTTGATAAATTTGCTCATTGCTTTCTTTCAAATCCACCAAAGGCACATATTCTGGCACAATGCCACCAGCCGCTTTCACTTCCTCATCAATGCTGTATTTTTTCATGGTTTCCACAAAAGATTTTTTGCCATTCAAATCTTTGAGTGCGGCTTCGGCTTGTTTGGCATCGTTGGTCAAAATTTCGCCCAGTTGTACCTCATCGCTGCCTTGATAGCGTTTTTGGTAATCGGTGTATTCTTTTTGCACCGCGTTGGGGTCAATTTTTTCTGTGGAAATAATGTGGTTGGCGTAAGCCATCATCAGAAAATGGTTTTGTAAATCTGCCCAATTTTGTTTGAAATTTTTTTCTTTGTCCAAGCCTTTGGCTTTGATTTCTTTGAGTGCTTCTGCTTCGGCTTGTTTGTAGGTTTCGGTTTTGTCCAATTTCAAACGTTTGGCTTCTTGGGCGACCAAGGTTTCGGTAATCAGTTCGTTGGTAACGTATTGGCGAACTTGGGGGCTGTCTTGAATTTGCCCTTGGCTGTTGATTTGCAGATTTTTGGCGCGGCGTTCAATGTCGCTGCTGTCAATTTTGTTGCCGTTTACGGTCAGCACGGTTTGCGCCAACAGGCTGCCTGAAACCAACAACATGGTTAAACTTGCCACAATTTGATTTTTTTTCATCATGTTCATTCCTGTTTTTGAGTGGAAATGGGGCGTTGAAACCCTAAAATTTCGCTCTCTTCCACATGATGTGAAAGAGAGCCGTCAAGTTAAGCAAAATATTCCGCAGGCGTTTGGGCTTTAATGCTCAAAGCGTGAATGCGTTTGCTGGCGAATAAATCTGCCAATAAATCCTGCACTTGGCGTTGGCGAGCGATGCGCGATGTGCCTTCAAAAGCCTCGCTGACCAAAAGCAGGGCGTAGTGTCCACCGCCTTGGTTGCCTGTGTGTCCGATGTGCAAATGGCTTTCATCAACAAATTCAAATATTTGGCAATTTAACACCGCCAAACGCTGTGCCATTTCTGCTTGCATATTCATGATTCGGGAAACACTTTCTTGAAAGGGCGAATCAGCAATTCGGCATACACGCCTGCATCCACATAGGGGTCGGCTTCTGCCCATGCTTGTGCCGCGTCCAAATCGGGGAAATCTGCCACAATCAGGCTGCCTGACATGGTGGTTTCATCATCGGGCATGGGATTGGGCCCTGCAATCAATAAGCGTCCTTCGGCTTGCAAGGCTTGCAATCGCGCCAAATGAGCAGGACGCGCTGCGGCACGGGCTTCTTTTGAACCATCGGCATCGGTTGCCATCAACATGAAATACATTTTATGCTCCTGTTTCGGGGGGAAGGTTTTTCACAATATACATGCCTTGCGCCACTGAAAAAATCAGGGTTAGGGGCAAATAGCCATACATTTTGTATTGTACCCAAAAGGCTTCGCGTTCGGGGGTAAAGGGGTAGGCAATCGCCAAATTGACCACGCCCATGATAAAGAAAAAGGCAATCCAAGCATAGGTTAGGTTGCGCCACACGTTTTCAGGCAGCTTAAAGTCTTGTCCCAACATCATTTTTAAGCCGTTTTTGCCCATTAAATGGCTGACCCAAATCGCCAGCGCACTCAACCAACAAATGACAGTGGTTTTGAGCATGATAAACAGGCTGTCTTTAAGCAAAATGGTGGCACCGCCAAAACCCACAATCACAATCAAGCTAAGCCACTGTATGGGGCTTAATTTTTTGAATTTAAACCATGTGTAGGCTGCCTGTGCCACACCCACCACAGTGGCAACTGCGGTTGCCCACACCATGTTTTTGGTTAGGTTGTAGGTGGCAAAAAACAAAATGATTGCCAAAAAATCGCTCAATGCTTTCATTTTCGTTTTCCTTAAAATGCAAACGGCTATCATAACAGCGTTTGCGTTTTTAACCTAGCAAGATTACTTATTTTGATGTTTCAGGCTGCCTGAAAAAATGCGTGCAAATCATTGTGGGATTATCGTGGTACAAATTGGGCGAATGACATCAATATCAAAATCACAAATCCAATTACACCAACAACTTTAATGAGTGTGGTCGGCGGTTCAGCAGGTTCGCCGTAGTCGTTGTCGTCTTCATCGCCTGCTGCAAACGACAAATACAAAATCACGAACAAACTAATCAATGGAATGAGTAACAAAGCCGCCCACCAAGACGAACGGTTTAAATCATTAAAACGCCGCATACCAGGGGCAAATCTGGCGTAAATGGCAATAATAATGGTTGGAATACCCGTTATTAAAGTAATGGCGATGGCATCTTTGCTGCCAATCAATGCCGATAACAGTATACCCAGCGCAAATGGAACAACAGCACATAAAGTTAATATCGCCGTGTATGCCAAATAGCGCATGCGCCCAATGCGCCCATATTTGGCATAAAATGGGGCAGTGTTGTAGCCTGTTTCTTCTAAATCATCATTAAAATTATGGGTCATATTTGTCTCTCAATTCAAAATCAGATTTCAGGCAGCCTGAATTGCCCACCGCTAGGTGTTCAGGCTGCCTGAAAAGCCAAATTACGCCAAATTCGCTTTCAATTCATCTTGCAAATGCGCGATAAATTCGTCCACGCTCATCGCGCCCAAATCTTCCGCTTTGCGGCGCACGGCAACTTGACCGTTTTCCTTTTCCTTGTCGCCCAACACGATTTGATACGGATAACGATATTGGCTGTTGTCGCGGATTTTGTAGCCGATTTTTTCATTACGCAAATCGCATTCCACACGGAAACCCGCTTGTTTCAATTTTTGAGTTACTTCAAGGGCATAGTCCGCTTGTTTTTCGGTAATGTTCATTACCACCAACTGCACAGGCGCAAGCCACAATGGGAACGAACCCGCGTGTTCCTCAATCAAAATGCCGATAAAACGCTCCAAAGAACCCAAAATCGCGCGGTGCAACATCACAGGACGTGCCTTGTTGTTGTCTTCGGTAACGTATTCCGCGTCCAAACGTTCAGGCAGCACAAAATCCAACTGAATCGTGCCACATTGCCACGAACGACCCAAAGCATCTTTAATGTGGTATTCCACTTTCGGACCGTAGAACGCGCCTTCACCGGGCAATTCTTCCCACTCAATGCCGCAAGCGGTTAAAGCATCGCGCAAACCTTGTTCGGCTTTATCCCAAGTTTCGTCTGAACCTGCACGTTTTTCGGGGCGCAAAGACAATTTCACGCTCACATTTTCAAAACCAAATTGCTTGTAGATTTTCATCACAAGTTGGTTAAATGCTTGTGCTTCTTGGGTAATTTGCGCTTCGGTACAGAAAATGTGCGCGTCATCTTGCACAAAACCGCGCACGCGCATCAAGCCATGCAAAGCACCGCTCGGCTCATTGCGGTGGCACGAACCAAATTCCGCCAAACGCATGGGCAAATCACGATACGAACGCAAACCGTGATTGAAAATTTGCACATGTCCAGGGCAGTTCATCGGCTTAACCGCATATTCGCGTTTTTCAGATTGGGTTGTGAACATATTGTCCTTGTAATTTTCCCAATGCCCTGATTTTTCCCAAAAAGTTTTGTCCAGAATTTGAGGCGTTTTGATTTCTTGATAGCCTGCTGCGGTCAATTCGCGGCGCATGTGCTGTTCAATGATTTGCCACAATGCCCAACCGCGTGGGTGCCAAAACACCATACCAGGGGCTTCGTCTTGCAAATGAAACAAATTCAACTGTTTACCCAATTTGCGGTGGTCGCGTTTTTCCGCTTCTTCAATGCGCGTGATGTAGGCTTTCAGCTCATCTTTGTTTGCCCAAGCCGTGCCGTAAATGCGTTGCAACTGCTCGTTGTTGCTGTCGCCACGCCAGTAAGCACCTGATAATTTGGTCAATTTAAAATTTTTCAAAAAGCGCGTATTCGGAACGTGCGGACCGCGACACATGTCCACATATTCCTGATGATAGTACATGCCCATTGCGGTAACATCGTCTTCCATGTCGTCAATCAGGCGCAATTTGTATTCTTCGCCGCGATTTTTAAAGATTTCAATCACTTCTGCGCGTGGGGTCATTTTTTTGATGACATCGTAATCTTGGTTGATGAGCTGTTTCATGCGCTCTTCAATCGCGCTCACATCTTCTGGCGTAAAGGGTTTTTCGGTGGAAATATCGTAATAAAAACCTTCTTCAATCACAGGGCCGATGACCATTTTGGCATTGGGGAACAACTGTTTGACCGCATGACCCACCAAGTGAGCGCAAGAATGGCGAATGATTTCAACACCTTCTTGGTCTTTTGGCGTGATGATTTGCACGGTTGCGTCTTGGGAAATGGGGTCGCAAGCGTCCACCAACACGCCATTGACTTTGCCCGCAACGGTGGCTTTTGCCAAGCCTGCGCCAATGGATTGCGCGATTTGCATAACGGTAACGGGGGCTTCGTATTGGCGCACGGAGCCGTCTGGTAGGGTGATGTTAATCATGTTAATTCCTTGAATGATATTGAAAATTTAAATAAGGCAGCCTGAAAAGTTTTCAGGCTGCCTGAAACTGAAAAATGCGCTAAATTATAGAGAAAATAAGGTTTTTTTTCAAGGAAATGCTGTTTCAGGCAGCCTGAAACATATTTTATTTACGTTTGTTTTTTCTTTAATCTGCGAATAAACAAATCATAGAAAATTTGCAGAAACACCCAAAGCACAAAAATCGGTGCAATAAACCAGCCTAAAAATAAATTGAATTGCATGATTTTGCCGTAAATACCATAGGGTATGCTTTTGAACGAGCCATAAGGCGAATCACTCAATAATCGAGCTTGTGTGCCACGCAATTTATCTCCGACCCAAATCACTTTAATATGCCAATGATTTTGCCCCGCCATTTCCTGAAAATGAGCACAATTTGGATTGAATGGGGTAGGCGATAATTCTCGCGATACGCGCTCATCGCTCCTTGCAAATACGCCATGATTTTGTTCAAAAACACACGTTTTTCCATTTAAGGTCAATGCAATATGTACGGGTTCGCCTTTACTTTTTTGATATTCGCCTAAAATGGCATTTTCCAATTCGGTATTGGGCATACGCGGAAATGCCATTTCTAAACGCACCATCTTATGAACATCAAATGGTCGCCACACTCGCCATTCGGTTTCAAATCCTTCTTGCAAAACAACGGGGACATTCATGCTTCTGCCACTCCATTCCTGAAAAAATAATGGTGTGAAAATCAAAATTCCCATAAATAATAAAATTTTATATCGCAACGGTATGAATGACATGATTTTTTTCAACATGATTTGCTCCAAAAATAAATGTGCAATCCTTTTCAGGCAGCCTGAAAGCGCATAATATCGCGTTTTTCATCACAAAACAGCAAAAATGAACCCCAATTTTTCCACCAAGCTCATCGCATGGCAAAAACAACACGGACGGCACAATCTCGCGTGGCAAGTTTCCGACCCGTACAAAATT is a genomic window containing:
- a CDS encoding YciI family protein → MYFMLMATDADGSKEARAAARPAHLARLQALQAEGRLLIAGPNPMPDDETTMSGSLIVADFPDLDAAQAWAEADPYVDAGVYAELLIRPFKKVFPES
- a CDS encoding DUF805 domain-containing protein — protein: MTHNFNDDLEETGYNTAPFYAKYGRIGRMRYLAYTAILTLCAVVPFALGILLSALIGSKDAIAITLITGIPTIIIAIYARFAPGMRRFNDLNRSSWWAALLLIPLISLFVILYLSFAAGDEDDNDYGEPAEPPTTLIKVVGVIGFVILILMSFAQFVPR
- a CDS encoding YbaN family protein, giving the protein MIRGVLMLAGFLSILLGIIGIFLPIMPTVPFILLAAACFGRASPRFHKWLWEHKYFGPMVRNWEQKRAIPRKAKYMAWSMMTFSCCMVLYRMWQTPWWWSGIVVSAICLSVGIWMSRLPDA
- the thrS gene encoding threonine--tRNA ligase — encoded protein: MINITLPDGSVRQYEAPVTVMQIAQSIGAGLAKATVAGKVNGVLVDACDPISQDATVQIITPKDQEGVEIIRHSCAHLVGHAVKQLFPNAKMVIGPVIEEGFYYDISTEKPFTPEDVSAIEERMKQLINQDYDVIKKMTPRAEVIEIFKNRGEEYKLRLIDDMEDDVTAMGMYYHQEYVDMCRGPHVPNTRFLKNFKLTKLSGAYWRGDSNNEQLQRIYGTAWANKDELKAYITRIEEAEKRDHRKLGKQLNLFHLQDEAPGMVFWHPRGWALWQIIEQHMRRELTAAGYQEIKTPQILDKTFWEKSGHWENYKDNMFTTQSEKREYAVKPMNCPGHVQIFNHGLRSYRDLPMRLAEFGSCHRNEPSGALHGLMRVRGFVQDDAHIFCTEAQITQEAQAFNQLVMKIYKQFGFENVSVKLSLRPEKRAGSDETWDKAEQGLRDALTACGIEWEELPGEGAFYGPKVEYHIKDALGRSWQCGTIQLDFVLPERLDAEYVTEDNNKARPVMLHRAILGSLERFIGILIEEHAGSFPLWLAPVQLVVMNITEKQADYALEVTQKLKQAGFRVECDLRNEKIGYKIRDNSQYRYPYQIVLGDKEKENGQVAVRRKAEDLGAMSVDEFIAHLQDELKANLA
- a CDS encoding DUF1415 domain-containing protein; protein product: MQINNEIIIQQTKNWLEKAVIGLNFCPFAKAPYVKKQVRIQVSHAKHLDAFLQDLDDEIQLLLHTPAEEVETTLLIQPTLFNDFLLFNDVLEFADQAIADNQAEGIIQIAPFHPHFQFADTQADDIGNYTNRSPYPTLHLIREDSIEKASQAFPDASVIFERNIALLEEMGHAGWQALFPEQKENS
- a CDS encoding septation protein A; translation: MKALSDFLAIILFFATYNLTKNMVWATAVATVVGVAQAAYTWFKFKKLSPIQWLSLIVIVGFGGATILLKDSLFIMLKTTVICWLSALAIWVSHLMGKNGLKMMLGQDFKLPENVWRNLTYAWIAFFFIMGVVNLAIAYPFTPEREAFWVQYKMYGYLPLTLIFSVAQGMYIVKNLPPETGA
- a CDS encoding BolA family protein; translation: MNMQAEMAQRLAVLNCQIFEFVDESHLHIGHTGNQGGGHYALLLVSEAFEGTSRIARQRQVQDLLADLFASKRIHALSIKAQTPAEYFA
- a CDS encoding protein disulfide oxidoreductase, which codes for MKNKLKYWLKQIAQTLLMLLLISMAMDWWRSPSAPINAAEMPFTTLYQNENNTLAKASANQTLVLYFWGTWCGICKHTSPVIDDLRADGVSVLGVAWGSGSNAQIRQYLQQHNLQFDTINDENGQWSRLWGVKVTPTIVLIKNGKIVHSTTGLASYWGLKTRLALANWQS
- a CDS encoding peptidylprolyl isomerase, giving the protein MMKKNQIVASLTMLLVSGSLLAQTVLTVNGNKIDSSDIERRAKNLQINSQGQIQDSPQVRQYVTNELITETLVAQEAKRLKLDKTETYKQAEAEALKEIKAKGLDKEKNFKQNWADLQNHFLMMAYANHIISTEKIDPNAVQKEYTDYQKRYQGSDEVQLGEILTNDAKQAEAALKDLNGKKSFVETMKKYSIDEEVKAAGGIVPEYVPLVDLKESNEQIYQAVADLNKGQHSKKAVSANNLHLILYVNDKRQIQVPTFEEMKPHIEQRLREEQISRAVDELSAKAKIEPAQ